In one Bacillota bacterium genomic region, the following are encoded:
- a CDS encoding VWA domain-containing protein, producing the protein MVKNSFEIHIVNFASLLRRQGVLIGTAELLDALEAIMITGLDDRRKFKAALRATMVKKAADFDLFERNFEHYFASPGEAAEQWHQGKKLEKRYQRYLDQADEELVFMGEQLDLEESEKVVFSALPEKERARIRHFVRETEEGNKISPTFKPMLESIVKGSLRYWRSRHGLSMQRPPAVTGDSCRDWALAASGEGSSTGLKMQDMSMISGKDVAAATEIMRKMSRKLAVSLSRRYKMGGQRWRFDPRRTMRNNMSHGGYIYELKYVQRKKHKLRLLLLCDVSGSMIRYTGFILPFIYGLNAVVGDIESFVFAEGLERITPFLARGLSFEETIREVMKDNKQWGGGTRLGVALDGILCRYESLLTPRTIVLIISDTKTTSLQHALENVNALKAKVKDVIWLNTLPKPEWERFRSVQSFGRVTRMFPCNRLIDLERIVEKKII; encoded by the coding sequence ATGGTCAAGAACAGTTTTGAGATACATATCGTTAATTTTGCCTCCTTGCTTCGCAGGCAGGGGGTACTGATCGGAACCGCTGAACTTCTGGATGCGCTGGAGGCAATCATGATCACCGGGCTGGATGACCGGCGCAAGTTCAAAGCTGCCCTCAGGGCAACCATGGTCAAGAAGGCTGCCGATTTTGATCTTTTTGAGCGGAATTTTGAACATTATTTTGCCTCGCCGGGTGAGGCTGCGGAACAGTGGCATCAGGGTAAGAAGCTGGAGAAGAGGTACCAGAGGTATCTGGACCAGGCCGATGAGGAATTGGTTTTTATGGGGGAACAGCTGGATCTGGAGGAATCAGAGAAAGTTGTTTTTTCTGCTTTGCCTGAAAAAGAGAGGGCCAGGATAAGGCATTTTGTCAGGGAAACGGAAGAGGGGAACAAGATCAGCCCAACCTTCAAACCCATGCTGGAATCGATTGTCAAGGGTTCGCTTCGTTACTGGCGAAGCCGCCATGGATTGTCGATGCAGAGGCCGCCCGCGGTTACCGGTGATTCTTGCCGGGATTGGGCTCTGGCTGCTTCGGGGGAGGGCAGTTCGACAGGGTTGAAGATGCAGGACATGAGTATGATTTCCGGGAAGGATGTGGCTGCCGCCACCGAGATCATGCGCAAGATGTCACGCAAACTCGCCGTTTCGCTTTCTCGCCGTTACAAGATGGGCGGACAGCGGTGGCGGTTTGACCCGCGCCGGACAATGAGGAATAATATGAGCCATGGCGGTTATATTTACGAATTGAAATATGTCCAAAGGAAAAAGCATAAATTACGACTTCTGCTTCTGTGTGATGTTTCAGGTTCCATGATCCGCTATACGGGTTTCATTCTTCCGTTTATCTATGGCCTGAATGCCGTGGTTGGGGATATAGAGAGTTTTGTATTTGCCGAGGGGCTGGAAAGGATCACGCCATTCCTGGCCCGGGGCCTCTCCTTTGAGGAGACGATACGGGAAGTCATGAAAGACAATAAACAGTGGGGTGGGGGCACAAGACTCGGGGTGGCTCTGGATGGGATTCTGTGCAGATATGAAAGCCTGTTGACTCCCCGCACGATCGTGTTGATAATCAGCGATACCAAGACTACCTCTTTGCAGCATGCTCTGGAAAATGTGAACGCCTTGAAGGCGAAGGTCAAAGATGTTATCTGGCTGAATACGCTTCCCAAGCCTGAATGGGAGCGGTTTCGTTCTGTCCAATCTTTTGGCAGGGTTACGCGTATGTTTCCCTGCAATCGGCTTATTGATCTGGAGAGAATCGTCGAGAAAAAAATAATCTAG
- a CDS encoding AAA family ATPase, giving the protein MTVKIAIAGKGGTGKTTLSALLIQYLAKNHPGKSIFAVDADANANLNEVLGLEVEETISDILDSIKDPKAVPAGMTKDMFVQYGISRAIVEMDAYDLLVMGNPQGPGCYCFPLDLLSKYLERMAKNYDYMVTDNEAGLEHLSRKVIPSMDYLLIVSDATVRGIRSAGRVREIAERVKIDIGKTFLIVSRGDDEQLATLKGEIDRTGLTLLGVVPYDSLIPQYDLEGRALVDLPADSVSLKASEGLFRKLGF; this is encoded by the coding sequence ATGACTGTAAAGATTGCCATAGCCGGGAAAGGGGGAACCGGGAAAACGACGCTTTCAGCACTACTGATACAATATCTGGCCAAAAACCATCCCGGCAAATCCATATTTGCTGTCGATGCCGATGCCAATGCCAATCTCAACGAGGTGCTCGGGCTGGAGGTAGAAGAGACGATCAGCGATATTCTGGATTCTATCAAGGATCCCAAGGCCGTGCCTGCAGGGATGACCAAGGATATGTTCGTGCAATATGGCATCAGCAGGGCGATAGTGGAGATGGATGCCTATGACCTTCTGGTCATGGGGAACCCGCAGGGGCCGGGATGTTACTGTTTTCCCCTGGACCTGCTGAGCAAATATCTTGAAAGAATGGCCAAAAATTATGATTACATGGTTACCGACAACGAGGCGGGACTGGAACATCTCAGCCGGAAGGTTATTCCGTCGATGGATTATCTGTTGATTGTCAGTGATGCCACCGTCAGGGGCATTAGATCGGCCGGCAGGGTAAGGGAGATAGCCGAAAGGGTCAAAATTGACATAGGCAAGACATTTCTGATCGTATCTCGCGGAGACGATGAACAGTTGGCTACATTGAAAGGCGAGATTGACAGGACAGGCTTGACCTTGCTGGGAGTGGTTCCCTATGACAGCCTGATTCCCCAGTATGATCTTGAAGGCCGTGCGCTGGTGGATCTTCCCGCCGATTCCGTGTCCTTGAAAGCTTCGGAGGGATTGTTCCGCAAGCTGGGGTTTTAG
- a CDS encoding phosphoribosyltransferase produces the protein MFVDREDAGKQLAAKMLPHGWYNPLILGVPRGGVVVARFLWERLGGELDLYITRKIGAPTQPELAVGAVSADGSITLNHEVVSGLGISSTYIEREAAREQEEIRRRLEVYRGERPLPRLAGRQIILVDDGVATGSTLLAALKGLRESGTGEIVLAVPVGPPDTIYRLEAEVDRLFHLAAPPHFSAVGQFYSRFEQVEDDEVTRILNEIWGKTDGGIEHR, from the coding sequence ATGTTCGTGGACCGGGAGGATGCCGGTAAGCAACTGGCGGCAAAGATGTTGCCTCATGGTTGGTACAATCCTCTGATCCTCGGTGTGCCCCGGGGCGGTGTGGTTGTTGCCCGTTTTCTGTGGGAGCGGTTGGGAGGGGAACTGGATCTGTACATCACGCGCAAGATAGGGGCGCCGACCCAACCCGAACTGGCCGTGGGTGCCGTTTCTGCTGACGGCAGTATCACGCTTAACCACGAGGTTGTTTCGGGGTTGGGCATCTCTTCCACCTATATCGAGAGGGAGGCGGCCAGGGAACAGGAAGAAATCAGGAGGCGCCTCGAGGTGTACAGGGGGGAGAGGCCCCTGCCCCGATTGGCGGGAAGGCAGATTATCCTGGTCGATGATGGGGTGGCCACCGGCTCTACCCTGTTGGCCGCGCTCAAGGGGTTACGCGAGAGTGGCACGGGTGAGATTGTCCTTGCCGTTCCGGTCGGTCCGCCGGATACAATTTATCGCCTGGAAGCGGAGGTGGACAGGTTGTTCCATCTGGCAGCGCCTCCGCATTTTTCGGCCGTGGGGCAGTTTTACAGCCGTTTTGAACAGGTGGAAGACGACGAGGTCACAAGGATATTGAATGAGATATGGGGGAAGACAGATGGCGGAATTGAACATCGATGA